The following is a genomic window from Caproiciproducens sp. CPB-2.
CATCGCACACAGCGAGTCCTGTGCGCGCCCTGCCCAAATCGACAGCCAGTATTTTCATAACGATCCTCTTTTCCCGGACGCTTCCCGGTTGTTCTGCTTCCACCACACGAATTTCGCGGTGGAGGAGACCTCCGGCGTCAGGTGGGAAGCGTCGTTCATAGAAACCACCGTGCTGTACAGGTTATCGTCGAAATCAATCACGCTGATCGCGGTATTGGCGGAACCCGCCACCTGATTGATCTGCTCAAGCGGCTTATGCAGCGCGCTGCAGAGGATATTGCGGATGGCGCAGCCGTGCGAAACGGCACAGACGGTTTTCCCCCGGTTTTTCCGGACAATACCGGTAATGCCCTCCCATACCCTTTGATAGACCTGCCGCATGGGCTCCCCCTCCGGCGGGGCAAAATCCCAGGGGCGGTTCAGCCAGGTATCCCATTCGTTCGGAAAGCGTTCGGGCATCTCCTTCCAGAGCCGGCCTTCCAGAATCCCGCCGTTGATTTCACGCAGGCCCGGTTCCACCTGAATGGGCAGATCGTGAAAGCGGTTGATCGCCTGCGCCGTTTTATACGCCCGCTGCAACGGGCTGGAATAAATCGCGCCGATCGGCATGTTGCGGCACCGGATGCTCAAAAGGTCAAGCTGCGCTTCGGCGTTTCCGGAAATATCGCAGTCGGTGCTCCCCTGAAAAACGCCTCTCGTGTTTCCCAGCGCTTCGCAGTGGCGCACAAGTATGATTCGTGTCATTGTGTCATTCTCCTGTTTCTTATGATTCCCATGGGATCATCTTTCCCGTCAGTTCGGCTGCTTTGGCAATATGGTTCCTGTCCAGATATTCGCTGAGCCCGTCCAGTATTTTCACCGGCGCGTACGGATCGGTAAAAAGCACGGTCCCGATCTGCAGCGCGGAAGCGCCGGCCAGAAGCATCTCTACAGCGTCCTGCCATTTGGAAATACCGCCCATTCCGATGATGGGGATTTTCACCCTTTTATATACCTGACTGACCATCCGGACGGCCACCGGGAGCAGCGCCGGGCCGGAAAGCCCGCCCGTATTGTTGCGGATCACCGGCCTGCGGGTATGGATGTCGATGCGCATGCCGGTCAGGGTGTTGATCATGGAAATCGCGTCGGCGCCCGCGCTTTCCGCCGCCGCGGCAATTTCGCCGATATCGCCGACGTTCGGGGACAGCTTGACCATCAGCGGTTTTTTACAGTACTTCCGCACCGCCGCCGTGACGCCCTCCGCCCCCGCGCAGCTGGTGCCGAACTGTACGCCGCCCTGTTTGACGTTGGGGCAGGAAATATTCAGCTCGATCATATCCACATCGGTTCCGGAAAGCTTTTCCGCCATCCGGCAGTAATCCTCCGGCGTATTGCCCGCGATGTTCGCGATGATCACCGTTCCCTGCTGTTTCAGCCACGGCAGATCATATTCGATAAAACGGTCCACCCCCGGATTCTGCAGCCCGACGGCGTTCAGCATCCCGCCCGGCGTTTCCGCGATGCGGGGCGGCGGGTTGCCGGGGCGCGCGGTAAGCGTGATCCCCTTGCAGGAAATCCCCCCCAGAGTGCTGAGCGGATAAAGCTCGCTGTATTCACGGCCGAAGCCGAAGGTTCCGGACGCCGCGACAATCGGGTTTTGAAACGCAACACCCGCAATGCTTACCCGTAAATCCGCCATGCTCATCCCTCCCACACGACCGTTTCAGAATCAAAGACCGGGCCGTCCTTGCAGACATGGCCGTAAAATTCCGTCCCGTCTTTTTTCAGCCTGCACGCGCAGCCAAGGCACGCGCCGATTCCGCAGGCCATGCGCTCCTCCAGGGAAATCTGGCACGGCACCCCGCGCGCGGCGGCGGTCCTGCACACCGCTTTCAGCATGGGAACGGGGCCGCAGGCAAAAATGACGGTAAAATCCAATCCTTTAAGCAGGTCGGTCACAAGCCCGTAGTAGCCGAAGGAGCCGTCGTCGGTCGCGATCAGCACCCGGTTTCCATTCTTCTCAAAATCCTCTTTCAGGATGATGCTTTCCTCATTGCGGAAGCCCGTGAGAACCGCCGCATTTTCCCCGAAGGCCTTCGCCGCCTCCAGAAGCGGCGGCACGCCGATGCCCCCTCCGACAAATACTGCCTTTTGTCGGGTATTTCCGAGGGAATATCCGTTTCCCAGCGGCGCAAGGATGTCCAGCGTACCGCCGGGGCATGCGTCCGCAAGCCAGGCGGTGCCTTCCCCGCGAATCTGGAAAACAAAGCGCAGGGTTCCCGCCGCGCGGTCGATTTCACAGATGGAAATGGGACGGCGCAGGGTTTTTCCCGGCACATAAAGTTGGGCGAACTGCCCTGCCGACGCGGCTTCGGCCAGCTCGCCAGCCTCCACGGTCAGGTCGAAAACATCGGCGGTCAGCTGCTTTTTTTCTGCAATTTTGCAGAGCATTACATCGTATTTCATCCTTGACGGCTCCCCTTCTGCGGGAAGGAAACCGCGCCGATTTCCTTTGCGATTTCGTCGCGCATCCGCTTCGCTTCCTGCGCGGCCGCCCGGGCGTAGTCCGTTTCCTGCGCGCCGCTCTTTTTCCATGCGGTCATAATGGAGCGGGAAGCGTTGACCACCGCGCCGAGGCCGTTTTCGTCAAACGCCGGGGCAACGTCCTTTGCGCCGCCGCCCTGCGCGCCGTAGCCCGGCACCAGGAAAAAGGTGTGGGTCAAATCGCGGCGCAGCTCCGCCAACTGTTCGGGATAGGTCGCGCCCACCACCGCGCCGACGCCGGAATATCCGTACTTGCCAGGCAGGCCTTCGCCCCACTGCTCGCAAAGATGCCCGACGGTGCCGTAAAGCGTTTCCCCGCCTTCAAAAATTTGGTTCTGCAGCTCGCCGGAGGAGGGATTGGAGGTCTTTACCAGCACGAAAATCCCCTTGTCCTGCGCCCCGCAAATATCGATCAGAGGGGTAACACCGTCGGAGCCGAGATAAGGGTTGACGGTCAGCGCGTCGCCGCCGAACGGGACGTGGGTCCGCTCCCCGACCGCGACCGTGCCGAGGTGCGCCGCAGCGTACGCCTGCATAGTGGAACCGATGTCGTTGCGCTTGCCGTCGGTAATGACAAACAGCCCCCTGTCCTTCGCGTAGGCGATTGTATCGTACAGGGCCTTTACACCGTGCCATCCGTACATTTCATAATAGGCGCATTGGGGCTTTACGGCGGGCACGATGCCGCGCAAAGCGTCAATCAGCCCTTTGTTGAACTCCAGAATCGCGTTGGCCGCTCCTTCCAGCGTTTCGCCGTACCGGGTAAAGGCTTCCTCCTTTATAAAGTTCGGAACATAGTCAAGCAGGGGATCCAATCCCGCGACCGTGGGGTTTTGCAGCTTTACAATACCTTCTATCAATCTGTCCAGTGCCATGGCGGTTCCTCCGTTTATTTTTTTATTGAATGGCGGTTTGTCCTCGGTTGGGCAGGCCGTCATAAAAGCCCTTATCGCAAACCTGTATCCTCAAAGACGACTTTCCCCCGGCAAACCGTTTTTTTCACTTTTCCGGTCAGCTCCCTGCCCTTAAAGACGGCGTTCCTGCTTTTGCCGTGCAGCCGGTCGGGATCGACCGTCCAGCGTTCGCCGGGGTCGAACAGCACAAGGTCCGCGGGCGCTCCCGCCATGAGCGCGCCCGCCGGAATCCCCAGCAGGTCCGCGGGCGCGGCGCCCATCAGGCGGAGAAGCTCCGTCAGCGTGAGAAACCCTTGGTCCACAAGGCAGGTGATGCCCGCGGCAAGGCTCGTTTCCATCCCGACGCTTCCGTTCGGCGCGGATAGAAAATCGGATTTCTCCGCGGGGGTATGCGGCGCGTGGTCGGTCGCGATCGCGTCGATCGTGCCGTCGCGCAGCCCCTCGATCACCGCCAGCCGGTCCTCTTCCGTACGGAGCGGAGGGCTCATGCGGTAATCCGCGTCGCGGCTCAGCAGTTCGTTTTCCGTCAGGGCAAAATAGTGGGGCGCGGTCTCCGCCGTCACCCTGACGCCGCGCCGCTTCGCGTCGCGGATGAGCGCGACGGAGGTTTTCGTGCTGACGTGGCAGATATGCACCGGGACGCCGTAAGCCGCCGCAAGCGCGATTTCCCGCGCGGTGCCGCAGTCCTCCGCCGCGGCGGGAACGCCTTTTACCCCCAGCCTTTTGGAAACGGCCCCCTCGTTGAGCTTGCCTCCCTGTGACAGGAACAGATCCTCGCAGTGGGACACCACCCTCATATCCAGTTCGGCAGCAAGGCGCAGAGCCCGCGCCATCAGCAGGGTGTTGACGACGGGCCGTCCGTCGTCGCTCAACGCGACGGCCCCGGCGCTTTTGAGCGCCGCCAGATCGTTCAGCTCTTCGCTTTTCAGGCCCTTTGTAATCGCCGCCGCGACATACACCCTCGCGTCTGCACTTTGTGCTTTATCCCGGATATACCGCACCGTTTTGGGGGTATCGACCGCCGGTTCGGTGTTGGGCATGCACAACAGGCTGGTGACGCCCCCCGCGGCGGCGGCGCGGCAGCCGGTCAGAATATCTTCCTTTTCGGTAAATCCCGGGTCGCGCAGATGGACGTGCATGTCCACCAGACCGGGCGCGGCGGCCAGTCCCCGCGCGTCAATTACCTCGGCGTCCGTACAGGGGATTTCCCCGCCGACGGCGGTAAAAACGCCGTCCGTGATCAGGATATCCCCTGTTTCGTCCGTCGCGCTTTTCGGGTCAAGAAGCCTTGCGCCGCGAATGAGCAGTCTGTCCATTTCTTCCCTCCGTTCTTTCAATATCATTGGCCCCTTCTCAGAGGGGGCTGGCAGGCGAAGCCTGCTGGGGGAGTTCCCCGAGATAACTGTCTAAGAGCGTCGCCGTAGGCGCTTGCCGACCGCATGGTCTGCCCTCAGGCCGGGCGGGGACCTACCTGTCGGGATGCGCCTACGGCGGACTCGACTGCAAGCAAAAAGCCATCCAATAGCTAATCTCGTCGTTCTAAGCAACGGCGGGAGGGTCCCATAAAATCCCCCCCAGGGTATCCCCAAAGTGTCTTTCTGTGGCACGATACCATTGGGGTCTTCATTGACGGAGGATGCGAAAAAACCGATTAATATAGATATAGATCATTACTTATTAATTATTTTGTCATATTTTATACAAATAGTAAAGATTTTTTCTGTATTTCAGTCATGAATCAGGGGAAAACAAAGAACTTTGTCAGCGCCAGCAGTTCCCGCGCGTAACAGGAAGAAAAAATATACCACGGCGTCGGCGCGCTGACCGGATAGGACGTGATTTTCAGTCCGGCGGCGATTCTGCCGGCGCGGTACTGGTGGTAGTCGTCCGTAACGATCGCCATCACGGGATTCAGCCCGTTTTTCTCAATCAGCGCCTGCGAATTGCTCAGGTTTTCCTGTGTGGAAACCGACGTATCCTCCGCGAGAATCCGGGAGGCGTCGATCCCGTTTTTCACAAGGTGCTCCCGAATCACGGAAGCTTCCGTCACCAGTTCCCCTTTTCCCTGCCCGCCGCTGGCGATACATTTCGCGTTGGGGTGGTCCCTCAGATACGCGGCCGCCGTTTCGATCCTCACCCGCAAATCCGCGCTTGGCGCGGTGCCGCTTACCTTGCTGCCAAGCACGACCACCGTCGCGTCCGCGGGCGGAGATGCCTGTCCCGCTCCCGCGCCGTAAATCATCAGCCCGGTCAGCACCGCGGCCCACAGCACCCCGACACAGAACAGGACCAGCACGGCACGGCAAAAAGCGCGGAACCCTTTGGAGCTTTTGCATTTCCGGCCGATCGCGCCGGAAAACACGGCGGTCAGAAAGAGGAGGACGCATACGGCGATTCCAGACGCATTGCCGATATTCAGCACACCCCAATGGATCGGAATCAGAAACCAGACAAGTCCCGCGATAGAAACCACCATTGTTAAGATTTTTATAATCCGTTTTTTCATCATTTCCGCCTCCTTTCGTCCGTTTAATGCCATCGCAGAAACGAATTTCGCACCTTCCTCAGGAAGGTGACACGCCCCATGGAGTATCCCCCCGTCAGATTTCCAGGGAACTCCCTCAGTCAGGCTTCGCCTGCCAGCTCCCTCAAGGAGGGAGCCAAAAATAAGTTGCGCAATTTTATCGACAGTCTAAGCCACTTTGTGGCTATTATACCATAATTCCCATAAAAATGCCTCCGAACTTTTCGTCCGGAGGCATTGGTGATTTAGTACTTTTTACGGGGAACATAGCTTGTGTGCAGAATTTCATGGGCCTTATGGCTGCCCGGCTTCTCAAAGAATTCCTCATAGACCATTTTGATGAGCGGGCTGTCATGGCTTTTGCGCAGGGGCAGGTTTCTGTCTTCCTCGTAAAGCGCCTTTGCCCTTTCCGCCTTCAGGTCGGTAAAGCTGCGGACGGCCGCGGGCTGAATCGGCTGGCCGCCGCCGTTGATGCAGCCGCCGGGGCAGCACATGATCTCGATGAAGTGATAGCCGCCTTCGCCGTTTTTGACCTTTTCCAGGACTTTGTTGGCATTGTTCAGTCCGCTGACCGCGGCGACCTTTACGTCCATGCCGCCGACATGATAAACAGCCTCTTTAATGCCATCCATTCCGCGCACCTCGGTATAGTCCACGGAATCCAGGCTTCTGCCCTCCAGCGTGTCGGCCGCCGTTCTGAGGGCGGCTTCCATCACGCCGCCGGTCGCGCCGAAAATCGCCGCGGCGCCGGTGGAAACGCCCAGCGCAGGGTCGAAATCCTCGTCCGGCAGACGGTTGAAGTTGATATGGGCCATATTGATCAGGTGCGCAAGCTCGCGGGTCGAAATCGCGATGTCGGTGTCGGGGATGCCCTCGCCGGCTCCGTCCTGATCTTCGCGCCGGACTTCAAATTTCTTCGCGACGCAGGGCATTACGCTGACGACCACGATCTTTTCCGGATCGATGTTGTTCTTCTGCGCGTAATACGTCTTGATGACCGCGCCGGTCATCTGCTGCGGGGATTTGCAGGAAGAAACGTTGGGCAGCAGCTCCGGGTAATAGTATTCGCAGAATTTGATCCAGCCCGGCGAGCAGGAGGTGATCAGCGGCAGCGGACCGCCGTTCTGTACGCGCTCAAGCAGCTCGTTGGCCTCTTCCATGATGGTGAGGTCGGCGCCGAAATCCGTATCAAACACCTTGTCAAAGCCCAGGCGGCGCAGAGCGGCAACCATTTTGCCCTTGACGTTGGTGCCGACCGGAAGTCCGAAGCACTCGCCGAGCGTCGCGCGGATGGCGGGCGCGGTCTGTACGACCACATACTTTTCCGGATCGTTCAGCGCGGCCATTACCTCGTCGCACTGGTCGCGCTCGGTCAAAGCGCCGGTCGGGCAGCTCACGATGCACTGGCCGCAGGAAACGCAGGGAACGTCGCTGAGCGGTTTTTCAAAAGAACAGGCGATATGCGTATCAAAGCCGCGGCAGTTCGGGCCGATGACGGCGACGTGCTGGTCCGCGCAGGCCGCCACGCAGCGGCGGCAGAGGATGCATTTCGAGTTGTCGCGGATCAGGTGCAGGGTCGACTCGTCCCTGGTCGCGTCGGGTCTGGCCCCGTCGAAACGGTCGGTCTGTTCCACGCCCAGCTCATTGCACAGGGTCTGGAATTCGCAGGTGCCGCTGCGCCTGCAGGCGAGGCAGTCCCTGTTGTGGACCGAAAGCAGCATTTCCAGCGTCATTTTTCTGGACCGCTGGACCTTGGCCGTATTGGTCTGAACCTCCATCCCCTCATTCACCGGATAAACGCAGGAAGCAACCAAAGAGCGCGCGCCCTTTACCTCTACCACGCACATACGGCAGGCACCGATCTCATTGATCCCTTTCAGGTAGCATAAGGTCGGAATATCAATCCCGGCGAGCCTTGCCGCCTCCAAAACCGTGGAATCAGCCGGCACTGAGAGGGGCATGCCGTTTATTTTTATATTGACCATGTTTTCCATTATGGCACACTCCTTTATTTCTTGATGATGGCGCTGAACTTGCATTTTTCCATGCAGGCGCCGCACTTGATGCATTTCTTGGTATCGATGACATGAGGAACCTTTACGCTGCCGGTGATCGCACCGACGGGGCAGTTGCGCGCGCACAGCGTGCAGCCGCGGCATTTGTCCTCAAGGATGAAATAGTTGGTCAGCGCCTTGCAGACGCCGGCCGGGCAGCGGTGCTCCGTTACATGGGCGACGTACTCGTCGCGGAAGTAGCGCAGGGTGGAAAGCACCGGGTTCGGCGCGGTCTGGCCCAGCGCGCACAGGGAGTTTTCCTTCAGGTAGTAGCACAGCTCTTCCAGCCGGTCAAGGTCCTCCATGGCACCGTTGCCGCTGGTGATCTTCTCCAGCACCTCCAGCAGGCGCCTGGTGCCGATCCGGCACGGCGTGCACTTTCCGCAGGATTCGTCCACGGTGAATTCCAGAAAGAATTTCGCGATATCGACCATGCAGGTCGTGTCGTCCATCACGATCAGTCCGCCGGAACCCATCATGGCGCCGATGGACAGCAGGTTGTCGTAATCGATCGGGATGTCCAGATAAGAGGCCGGGATACAGCCGCCGGAGGGGCCGCCGGTCTGAGCGGCCTTAAAGGTATGTCCGTCCGGAACACCGCCGCCGATCTCCTCTACGATCTCGCGCAGGGTGGTGCCCATCGGCACTTCCACAAGGCCGGTGTGCTTGATTTTTCCGCCCAGAGCGAACACCTTGGTGCCCTTTGATTTTTCGGTACCCATGGAGGCAAACCAGTCCGCGCCCTTCAGGATGATCTGGGTGATGTTGGCGTAAGTCTCCACGTTATTGAGAATGGTCGGCTTCTGGAACAGGCCCTTGACCGCCGGGAACGGAGGACGCGGGCGCGGCTCGCCGCGCTTGCCCTCGATGGAGGTCATCAGAGCGGTTTCCTCGCCGCACACAAACGCGCCGGCGCCGAGGCGGAGCCCGATGTCGAAGTCGAATCCCGTATTGAAAATGTTCTTGCCCAAAAGGCCGTATTCCCTCGCCTGATCGATGGCGATCTGCAGGCGCTTGACCGCGATGGGGTACTCGGCGCGGACATAAATATAGCCCTGGGACGAGCCGATTGCGTAACCGGCGATCGCCATGGCTTCCAGTACGCTGTGCGGGTCGCCTTCCAGCACGGAGCGGTCCATAAACGCGCCCGGGTCACCCTCGTCGGCGTTGCAGCAGACATATTTCTGATCCGCCTGATTTTTCGCGGCAAAGCTCCATTTCAGTCCGGTCGGGAAGCCCGCGCCGCCGCGGCCGCGCAGGCCGGAAGCCTTCACCACGTCGACGACCTCTTCCGGGGTCATTTCCGTAAGGACCTTGCCCAGTGCGGTGTAACCGTCCACCGCTATGTACTCGTCGATGCACTCGGGATTGATGACGCCGCAGTTCCGGAGCGCGACGCGGTTCTGTTTTTCATAGAACGGCGTATGGTTCAGGGACTTGATGGTATTGTCGTCTACGATGGTCTCCTGATAAAGCAGACGTTTGACAATTCTGCCCTTTAAAAGATGTTCCTCCACAATTTCGGGGACATCCTCCGGAGTCACCCTGCTGTAAAAAGAACCTTCGGGATATACAATCATAATCGGGCCGAGGGCGCAGAGGCCGAAACAGCCGGTGCGGATCACATTGACCTCTTTGTCCAGTCCCCGGACCGCGATTTCTTCTTTGAGCTTTGAGATGATCAGCTCGCTGTTTGAGGAGGTACAACCGGTACCGCCGCAAACCAGTACATTGGAACGATACATGAATGCTGCCTCCTTTTTACGAATTGGCGCCTATGGTATACTCCGTTACCACATTGCCGTTTACCAGGTGGTCGTTCACCACGCGTACCGCCTTTTCAGGCGTCATTTTTACATAAGTCACTTTTTCCTGCCCGGGCGTCACGATTTCCACTACCGGCTCAAACTGGCAGATTCCGATACAGCCTGTCTGGGTGACCGTGACGTTGGCAAGACCGCGCTTAGCAACTTCTTCCACCATAGCGTTCAAAACCGGGCGCGCCCCGGCGGCGATCCCGCAGGTGGCCATTCCCACCAGAACGCGGATCGCGTTGTCGTTGTTTTCGCGGAGAATAACCTGACTGCGGGCTCTATCCCTGATCGCCTGAAGTTCCGCTAAAGACTTCATCTGTTGATTCCTCCTTAATGAATTGGGTTTCTTCACTGAGGCAGTTTTTGATCCACTGTATCACTTCCGGTGAATTCAGCCTGACCTCATTTCCTAACACCGCGCGCAGTTCGCGCGTATCAAGGGTAAATTCTCGGGAATCCATTTTGTGATGAAAGACAAAATCCCTGTCTTCGTTGCAGGTGATCAGCAGCAGCACCGTGGAATTGATATCCCCGAGCGGAATCATATCCACATGGGACGGCACAAAGACTGCGGTGATTGTGGTTCCCACGCCCTTTTGGGAAGCGACGCCGAGGCTTCCGCCCGTCATTTCGGCTTCCATTTTAAAGAGCGGCACTCCCATCCCGATTTTGCGGGTAGTGCGGGTGGTGAAAAACGGGTCCGTCACACGAGCCGCCTGTTCGGCGGTCATACCGGCACCGTCATCCGAAATCCGGATGGTCAGTCTGTCGGTCCTCGGTTCTTCACACACGTCGATCTCAATCAGCTTCGCACCTGCGGAAATTGAATTCTGTGCAATATCCATCACGTTTAAAGACAGTTCGCGCATCTTTATTCGTATTTTGCCAGTACCTGTTCCACTTCCTCCGGGGTCATGCGTCCGTAAACATCCCCGTTCACCGTCAGTACCGGAGCCAGACCGCAGGCACCCACGCAGCGGCAGGCAGTCAGCGAAAATTTACCGTCCGGAGTGCACTCCTCCGGCTGGATACCCAAAACGGAAGTCAATTTGTCCAGCACCGCCGCCGCCCCCTTGACGTAGCAGGCCGTCCCCAGGCAGATTGACACGTTGTATTTTCCTTTAGGGGTAAGCGAAAACTGGGAATAAAAGGTGGAAACACCATATACTTCTTCCAGCGGTACGCCCAGTCCCTCGGCAACGATGCTCTGCACCTCTGCCGGAAGGTAGCCGTAAACCTCCTGTGCTTCCTGCAAAACAGGCAGTATGGCGCCTCTTTGCTGTTTGTGCCTTTCGATGATCTCGTCGAGCTTTTCCCGCTGCCCGGCGGTTCCCTGGAAAGGCAAGCTGCTGATACGTTTTTGCATTCTTGTTCCTCCTTGCGGTTTATCAACGCAGGAAAAATGTCGTGGCGGCAACAAAAGTTTCCTGCAATCCATTGTTTTTTAGTATAGCATACGCCCATGATAAAATCTATGATTTTTGTTAAATAAGTCACAAAAATTTATGAACGGATATCATCACTTTAAGTCAAAATTAAATTGAAAACAGCCGGGCACTTTTCGGTGCTTCCGGCTGTTATCCTCTGTTCCATTCCGTTCGTATTTCTTTGTTCAGCGCCGCGATGAGACATTCCGGCGACTTTTCGGGGAGCAGCACCGACGCGGACGGGTCGGGCATATTTTCCAGATAATGGGCATCCGAATTTTTCAAAAGAATCAAATCTCTCAGCTCGGGGTTCCTTTGAAGAAGGACCTGCACGTCGCCTTTGGCGCTGATTTCCGCGGCGGTAAAATCCGCTTCCGGCGGAAGGGAGCCGAGGCTGGAAAGGACGCTGTACGCGCTTTTGTCAACATGGGCGGGAAAGGCCGTCCCCCCGAAGCCGCGCGCCAGCCTGTGCACATGGTTCACGCTGACGGAAACCGCGTTGAGCAGAAGGGTCTCTTCCTCCCCGACGACCGTATCCCGTTCGTCCATCACGGTCTGGCGGCCGAAAATTTCCGGCCTGTTCCGGATTTTGGGGATCCTCTGCGCCACATACCGGTCAAACCCAAGCGCCGCCTCCACCGTCGGGAACAGGCAGATCACGTGCGCCTCCTCCTGTGTGCAAAGCTCCATTCCCGGCACGACGGGCAGCCCGCGCGCCGCCCCGGCCCTGACCGCCGCGGGCACGTTGCGGCAGGAATTGTGGTCCGTCAGCGCGATGATACCGTAGCCGAGCAGCAGCGCCATGTTGACAAGGTTGTTCGGCGTCATGTCTTCGCTGCCGCAGGGCGACAGGCACGAATGGAGATGCAGATCATAAAATACCCGTATCATCCGAGAAGCTCCGCGACTCTCAGGCCGAGCTCGTAGCTGTTCCGTTCGGACAAAAGCACCGGGAGGTCGAGCTGGCGCGCTTTTTCCAGCGCCTCCGCGTCAAACGGCGCGGAATCGGTCAGGATGATGCAGGCGGCGTCCTTCAGGGAGGCCACCGCCACCGCGTTGATGTTGCCCATGACCGTGAGCCACGCGGCGTTTTCGGGCAGCCGGGACATGACCCAGCTGAGCAGGTCGCCGGTATACCCCCCCGTTACCTCCCGGAAAAGGCTTTCCCGTCCCGCTAAAATCTTCAGTGAAAGCTTTTCCGCAAGCTCTTTTACCGTCATGATTTTTTCTCCTCCTCGTCGCTCAGCAGCGGGAATGTTCCCATGGACGACAGGGCGTCGGCGACGTTTTTGATTTCCTTCCTCATGATGAAAATGCACTGGTTCTTCTTCGCAAATCCGCGGACAATGTCCTCCGCCAGCGCACGGCAGGTCGGCGCGCCGCAGGAGCCGCAGTCCAGGCCCGGCAGCTCCTCACAGATTTCATCGATTTCCGCCATCATCCTGAGCGCCTCGTTCATATCGTCGGAAAGCTTCAGCACGGGGGTGAACAGCAGGTTTTTCTGCCACTTCATGCCGCCCGGGATCCGCCCGTCGATATGGTTCTGCGAAACGGGCAGATACCGGCGCAGGCGCTGGAGCCTCGCCTTCGCCACATAGGCGTTTTCCACGCACAGCACGCCGCCGACGCAGCCGCCCGAGCAGGCGTTCAGCTCGATAAAGTTCAGCTCGCGGATCTTTTCGTCCTCCAGCTCCTCCAGCACGCGGATCACGTTTTCGATTCCGTCCGCGGCCAGATATTTGTCGTTGAGCAGCGCGGAGGACTCTCCCCCGCTGGAAGCCCAGCCGACGCCGATGATCCCCGAGCGGGCGAGGGGTTCCACGGTTTTCAGGTTTTCCATCGCGGCGGCAAGCTTCGCGAAGATTTCGCTGATGGCGATCGCGCCGTCCACCTCGGACTTTTTACAGCTGATCGGCATCCGGATGGCCGTGACCTTGGCCGGACAGGGCGTGATGAAAAAAGCGCCGATCTGGCTGCGGGGCAGCCCGGTCTTTTTCATCGCCTCGCGTTTCGCGATGCGC
Proteins encoded in this region:
- a CDS encoding histidine phosphatase family protein yields the protein MTRIILVRHCEALGNTRGVFQGSTDCDISGNAEAQLDLLSIRCRNMPIGAIYSSPLQRAYKTAQAINRFHDLPIQVEPGLREINGGILEGRLWKEMPERFPNEWDTWLNRPWDFAPPEGEPMRQVYQRVWEGITGIVRKNRGKTVCAVSHGCAIRNILCSALHKPLEQINQVAGSANTAISVIDFDDNLYSTVVSMNDASHLTPEVSSTAKFVWWKQNNREASGKRGSL
- a CDS encoding dihydroorotate dehydrogenase translates to MADLRVSIAGVAFQNPIVAASGTFGFGREYSELYPLSTLGGISCKGITLTARPGNPPPRIAETPGGMLNAVGLQNPGVDRFIEYDLPWLKQQGTVIIANIAGNTPEDYCRMAEKLSGTDVDMIELNISCPNVKQGGVQFGTSCAGAEGVTAAVRKYCKKPLMVKLSPNVGDIGEIAAAAESAGADAISMINTLTGMRIDIHTRRPVIRNNTGGLSGPALLPVAVRMVSQVYKRVKIPIIGMGGISKWQDAVEMLLAGASALQIGTVLFTDPYAPVKILDGLSEYLDRNHIAKAAELTGKMIPWES
- a CDS encoding dihydroorotate dehydrogenase electron transfer subunit; protein product: MKYDVMLCKIAEKKQLTADVFDLTVEAGELAEAASAGQFAQLYVPGKTLRRPISICEIDRAAGTLRFVFQIRGEGTAWLADACPGGTLDILAPLGNGYSLGNTRQKAVFVGGGIGVPPLLEAAKAFGENAAVLTGFRNEESIILKEDFEKNGNRVLIATDDGSFGYYGLVTDLLKGLDFTVIFACGPVPMLKAVCRTAAARGVPCQISLEERMACGIGACLGCACRLKKDGTEFYGHVCKDGPVFDSETVVWEG
- the pyrF gene encoding orotidine-5'-phosphate decarboxylase, which translates into the protein MALDRLIEGIVKLQNPTVAGLDPLLDYVPNFIKEEAFTRYGETLEGAANAILEFNKGLIDALRGIVPAVKPQCAYYEMYGWHGVKALYDTIAYAKDRGLFVITDGKRNDIGSTMQAYAAAHLGTVAVGERTHVPFGGDALTVNPYLGSDGVTPLIDICGAQDKGIFVLVKTSNPSSGELQNQIFEGGETLYGTVGHLCEQWGEGLPGKYGYSGVGAVVGATYPEQLAELRRDLTHTFFLVPGYGAQGGGAKDVAPAFDENGLGAVVNASRSIMTAWKKSGAQETDYARAAAQEAKRMRDEIAKEIGAVSFPQKGSRQG
- a CDS encoding dihydroorotase gives rise to the protein MDRLLIRGARLLDPKSATDETGDILITDGVFTAVGGEIPCTDAEVIDARGLAAAPGLVDMHVHLRDPGFTEKEDILTGCRAAAAGGVTSLLCMPNTEPAVDTPKTVRYIRDKAQSADARVYVAAAITKGLKSEELNDLAALKSAGAVALSDDGRPVVNTLLMARALRLAAELDMRVVSHCEDLFLSQGGKLNEGAVSKRLGVKGVPAAAEDCGTAREIALAAAYGVPVHICHVSTKTSVALIRDAKRRGVRVTAETAPHYFALTENELLSRDADYRMSPPLRTEEDRLAVIEGLRDGTIDAIATDHAPHTPAEKSDFLSAPNGSVGMETSLAAGITCLVDQGFLTLTELLRLMGAAPADLLGIPAGALMAGAPADLVLFDPGERWTVDPDRLHGKSRNAVFKGRELTGKVKKTVCRGKVVFEDTGLR
- a CDS encoding YdcF family protein; the encoded protein is MMKKRIIKILTMVVSIAGLVWFLIPIHWGVLNIGNASGIAVCVLLFLTAVFSGAIGRKCKSSKGFRAFCRAVLVLFCVGVLWAAVLTGLMIYGAGAGQASPPADATVVVLGSKVSGTAPSADLRVRIETAAAYLRDHPNAKCIASGGQGKGELVTEASVIREHLVKNGIDASRILAEDTSVSTQENLSNSQALIEKNGLNPVMAIVTDDYHQYRAGRIAAGLKITSYPVSAPTPWYIFSSCYARELLALTKFFVFP
- a CDS encoding NADH-dependent [FeFe] hydrogenase, group A6, with protein sequence MENMVNIKINGMPLSVPADSTVLEAARLAGIDIPTLCYLKGINEIGACRMCVVEVKGARSLVASCVYPVNEGMEVQTNTAKVQRSRKMTLEMLLSVHNRDCLACRRSGTCEFQTLCNELGVEQTDRFDGARPDATRDESTLHLIRDNSKCILCRRCVAACADQHVAVIGPNCRGFDTHIACSFEKPLSDVPCVSCGQCIVSCPTGALTERDQCDEVMAALNDPEKYVVVQTAPAIRATLGECFGLPVGTNVKGKMVAALRRLGFDKVFDTDFGADLTIMEEANELLERVQNGGPLPLITSCSPGWIKFCEYYYPELLPNVSSCKSPQQMTGAVIKTYYAQKNNIDPEKIVVVSVMPCVAKKFEVRREDQDGAGEGIPDTDIAISTRELAHLINMAHINFNRLPDEDFDPALGVSTGAAAIFGATGGVMEAALRTAADTLEGRSLDSVDYTEVRGMDGIKEAVYHVGGMDVKVAAVSGLNNANKVLEKVKNGEGGYHFIEIMCCPGGCINGGGQPIQPAAVRSFTDLKAERAKALYEEDRNLPLRKSHDSPLIKMVYEEFFEKPGSHKAHEILHTSYVPRKKY